Proteins from a single region of Synechococcus sp. WH 8109:
- the truB gene encoding tRNA pseudouridine(55) synthase TruB has protein sequence MQQSGHPAPAPVNGPFGFVVIDKPAGLTSHACVSRLRRSYGLKRVGHGGTLDPAVTGVLPIALGPATRLLPYLPGEKTYTGVIQLGRRTSSDDLEGELLEQQAWPGLSQAELNSGLEAFRGAIEQRPPQISAVHVDGERAHARARRGEAMDLPPRAVTVHRLELLDWDVALGQLSIEVHCSAGTYIRSIARDLGDRIGCGGCLASLRRTQALGFHAHQAHPLPERDAVPPDPLSPLLALGALPRRVLSEAEQIDWRCGRRIAMDPGAGEAVVVCNADGSMAGIGHRERESLLRPKVVFDAAG, from the coding sequence ATGCAACAGTCGGGGCACCCTGCTCCAGCCCCGGTGAACGGCCCCTTCGGCTTCGTGGTGATCGATAAGCCCGCAGGCCTCACCTCCCACGCCTGCGTCAGCCGCCTGCGCCGCAGCTACGGTCTCAAGCGCGTGGGCCATGGAGGCACCCTTGATCCTGCTGTCACCGGGGTTCTCCCCATTGCCCTAGGGCCGGCGACCCGATTGCTGCCCTACCTCCCCGGGGAAAAGACCTACACCGGGGTGATTCAGCTGGGACGGCGCACCAGCAGCGACGATCTGGAAGGAGAGCTGCTGGAGCAGCAGGCCTGGCCTGGCCTCAGTCAGGCCGAACTCAACAGCGGCCTGGAGGCGTTCCGGGGCGCGATTGAACAGCGTCCACCGCAGATCTCCGCCGTCCATGTAGATGGCGAACGGGCCCACGCCAGGGCACGGCGCGGTGAAGCCATGGATCTGCCGCCGCGGGCCGTCACCGTGCACCGGCTGGAGCTGTTGGATTGGGATGTGGCCCTGGGGCAGCTGAGCATCGAGGTGCACTGCTCGGCTGGCACCTACATCCGCTCAATCGCCAGGGATCTGGGGGACCGCATCGGCTGCGGAGGCTGTCTGGCCTCTCTGCGCCGCACCCAGGCCCTGGGGTTCCATGCGCATCAGGCCCATCCCCTGCCGGAGCGAGACGCTGTGCCGCCCGATCCCCTGTCGCCGCTGCTGGCCCTAGGGGCCCTGCCCCGGCGTGTTCTTAGCGAAGCCGAGCAGATCGACTGGCGCTGCGGCCGACGCATTGCAATGGATCCAGGGGCTGGAGAGGCGGTGGTGGTGTGCAACGCGGATGGAAGCATGGCCGGCATCGGCCACCGCGAGAGAGAAAGTCTGTTGCGACCAAAGGTGGTCTTCGATGCAGCAGGCTGA
- a CDS encoding YebC/PmpR family DNA-binding transcriptional regulator — MAGHSKWSQIKRTKAIVDAKRGAVFTRLGREIMVAARAGTDPAGNFQLRTAISKARAAGVPASNIERAIAKGSGQAGDGAQLEEVRYEGYGPGGMAVLVEALTDNRNRTAADLRLAFSKNGGNLGENGCVAYLFEHRSEVILNAGPVDEERLLESLLELDADGYEVLDRAVVVHGPFEALESLQDGLRRADWDVREWGHHWSAQTSVSVSDPDTARSCLKLLDALDGLDDVRSVSANLDLADGLELD; from the coding sequence ATGGCTGGCCACAGCAAATGGTCCCAGATCAAACGCACCAAGGCCATCGTCGACGCCAAACGAGGCGCGGTGTTCACCCGGCTGGGACGGGAAATCATGGTGGCGGCCCGTGCAGGCACCGACCCCGCCGGGAATTTTCAGTTGCGGACGGCCATCAGCAAAGCCCGTGCCGCTGGGGTTCCCGCCTCCAACATCGAGCGGGCCATCGCCAAGGGGTCAGGTCAGGCGGGTGATGGAGCCCAACTCGAGGAGGTGCGCTACGAGGGCTACGGTCCCGGCGGCATGGCGGTGCTGGTAGAGGCGCTCACGGACAACCGCAACCGCACCGCGGCGGATCTGCGGCTGGCCTTCAGCAAGAACGGCGGAAACCTGGGGGAAAACGGCTGCGTGGCCTACCTGTTTGAACACCGCAGCGAAGTGATCCTCAACGCCGGCCCCGTCGACGAGGAACGGTTGCTGGAAAGCCTCCTGGAGCTGGACGCCGATGGCTATGAGGTGTTGGACAGGGCAGTAGTGGTGCACGGCCCCTTCGAGGCCTTGGAGAGCCTTCAGGACGGCTTGCGACGAGCTGACTGGGATGTGCGGGAATGGGGCCATCACTGGTCCGCCCAGACCAGCGTCTCTGTGAGCGATCCCGACACAGCGCGCAGCTGCCTCAAGCTGCTGGATGCCCTCGACGGACTCGACGATGTGCGCAGCGTCAGCGCCAACCTCGATCTCGCCGACGGGCTGGAGCTCGACTGA
- a CDS encoding Nif11 family protein produces the protein MSMKQLETFMSRVQSNDSIRDEVQRCGKDNSCVVKVGAKHGHKFSPAHLSRWQKEH, from the coding sequence ATGTCCATGAAACAGCTGGAGACGTTCATGTCGCGGGTGCAGAGCAACGACTCGATCCGCGATGAAGTGCAGCGCTGCGGCAAGGACAACTCCTGCGTGGTCAAGGTCGGAGCCAAACACGGCCACAAGTTCTCGCCAGCACACCTGAGCCGCTGGCAGAAGGAACACTGA